The Gloeobacter violaceus PCC 7421 DNA window GTGCAGTGCCCGCAGAGCACTTCGCCTTTGGGGGCCACCGCGATGCGGATACCCGGACGGTCGCCCGCCAGAAAACCCAGCCGGCATTCGGGGCAATGCAGTTCCTTCTCGCTCAGCAAGGTGCCGCAGCGGGGGCAGCGCATCGGTCTTCAGTCCTGCACGTACTCGGTACCGTGGATGAGGGCGTACTCGGCGCGTTGCAATTCGCGTCCCAGGTAGGCGGCGTGGTTGAACATGCCCACCGGCGGCGGGGCGTCCGATTCGAACAGCTTGACGCACATCTCCTTGGCCGTGCGCGCTGTGTAAGTGGACAGCAGCGGCGTGCTCACCGGGCCGCGCGCCGGCAGCGGCTTACCGGTCTGGGGGTCAATCGCCAGACCGCGAGCGTCGACGGTGAGGCCGAAGTGCCGGGCGACAAGCAGACCCTCCTGACGGTCGACGGCGATTAAAAAATACCCGGCCGCGTCGAGATCGATATGGCGACTGGACAGATTGCGGTCCACCTCTTCGATGCGCGATTGCCAGGGGGAAATTTGCTGAACCATGAAGATCTGCTGAAGAATTGTTTCCATCCTAAATACGGCGATAGGGAGCGTCAAATCGTGGCACAAAGCGGAGGGAGGGGGTATCCTCTATAGTGAAGAGAAATTAAGTTTTTCTTCATATTTAGCCCGTCGCTTTGCTGCCAACCGCCATGACGACCCAGATTACCGACCCAACGCAACTCGACCGCTACGAGTGCCGTACCTGCGGCTACATCTACGAGCCGACCAAGGGTGACGCTACGGTACCGGCGGGCACACCCTTCGAGGAACTCGCCGCCGACTGGCGCTGTCCGATTTGCTCCTCGGCCACCAGCCGCTTCAAAAGCATCGGCCCGAAGGTGGGAACGGTGGCCGGGTTCGAGGAGAACGCCGGCTACGGCTGGGGTGTCAATGTCCTCAACGCCCAGACCAAGAACGTCTTGATCTTTGGCGCTTTGTTCTTGGGTTTTCTGTTTTTCATGAGCATCTATTTTTTGGGCAACTGACATGGGCAAATGGAGCGGGCTGGGGCTGGGGTTGCTGCTGCTGGTGCTCGCCGGTTGCGGGGCGCCTCCCCTCGAGCGCGATGAATGGAAAGTGATCCCGACGGGTCTTTCCGATAAGGCCGATTTGCTGGATATCGCTTTTGTCGACGACAAGAACGGCTGGGCGGTAGGCAGCCGCTCGACGCTGCTGCGCACCGCCGACGGTGGTGAGAGCTGGACCGCCGTCCCCGTCAAGCTCGATTCGGATTCGCGCTTTTTGTCGGTGAGCTTCGACGGCAAAAACGGCTGGATAGGCGGCGAACCGAAGCGGCTGTTGCGCACCGTCAACGGTGGCGCAAGCTGGACGTCGATCACCCTCGATCAGCGCCTGCCGGGTAGCCCCCTCAAAGTTTATGCCCTTGGTGCCGACACCGCCGAAGTCGTGCTCAATTCGGGCCTGGTGATCAAGACCGTCAACGGCGGCAAGAACTGGCAGGTGGTTACCCCGGCCTCAGCGGGCGGCATCCGCAGCGCCGAGCGCGTCGCCGACGGTTCCTACTGGGTGGTCTCCACTCGGGGCGGCTCCTATTTGCAATGGAAGCCCGGCGATCCGCAGTGGACCAACTACGAACGCACCAGTTCCCGGCGCATCCAGGCGATGGGCTTTAGCAGCGGCAAAGCCGGCTGGATGATCAACCAGGGCGGCGAGATGCAATTTACCGCCAACCAGGGCGAAACCTGGACGCCGGGCCGCTCGGTGATCCTCAACGGCCTCAGTCTGCTCGACGCCGACTACACCGCCGCCGACAAAAAAATCTGGGCGGCGGGCGGCGGCGGCACGCTCATCGTCAGCGCCGACGACGGCCAGAACTGGAAGGCTGAGGAGGTTCCCGGCATCAAAGGCAGCCTGCTTAACGTCGAATTTATCGGCAACAAAGGCTTCGTGTTGGGCCAGAACGGCGTGTTGCTCAAATACCGGGGGGCCGCAGATTAAATTCTTGTTGTCTCGTGTAATGTTCCGTATCATTGTGTAAAATTGCAGTCAAGAGTCCTGGGAGGCCTTATCTTATGTCGAGCCGCAGCACTGGCGAGCGCCCTTTCACCGATATCATCACCAGTACGCGCTACTGGATCATTCACATTCCCGCTATAACCATTTTGTTTGCGAGTGGTTTTCTATTCGTTTACACGGGGCTCGCCTACGACGTGTTCGGCACTCCCCGCCCCGACGAATACTACAACTCCGACAACACCAAAAAGCCGCTGGTGAACAAGCGCTTCGAGGCGAAGCAGCAGCTGGACGAAGCCACCAAGAACAAATAATTTTGCAGGAAGCACTGTCATGACCACTTCTTCGAACCGTCCCACCCCCGGTGGCCCGACCCAGCCCGTCTCCTACCCGGTCTTCACCGTCCGCTGGCTGGCGGTCCACGCCCTGACCGTGCCCACGATCTTCTTCCTGGGCGCTCTGGCCGCGATGCAGTTTATCCAGCGCTAAGACGGAGAAAATCTCGTGTCCAAAGATCCGAAAAATCCTGGCGTCGAGCTGAACCGCACTTCCCTGTACATGGGCCTGGTGCTGGTGCTCGTGATCATCTTGCTGTTCTCCAACTACTTCATCAACTAATCGGAGCGCGACGATGCCGCAAAGAATTCCCCTGTGGATGGTGGGTGTGATGGCCGGTCTGGGCGTGATTGCGATCCTGGGGCTGTTCTTCTACGGTTCCTACGCCGGTCTCGGCGCCGGTTAGATCCCGCGTTTCCCATCGATTCGCGCAAGCGCGCAGTCTGTCGGCACCTGCCGCGGCTGGGCGTTTTCCCGTGTTTAACAGATTTCTAACATTCTTTCGGTAGCCTGGGTCTCAAGGCAGAGCCTCCCCGCCTGTGCCGCCGTCTCCGGGTGTAACCATGCCGAACGCCGCTATCCTCGTCGTCGAAGACGACCCGCTCATTCTTGAGACCATTCGCCGCTACCTCGAACACGCAGGGCACCGTTGCCATTGCGCCGCCGACGGTTGGGAGGCCGACCGGCTCGCCCTGCGCCACCGCCCGGATCTGGTGGTGCTCGACTGGATGCTGCCGGGCGTGGACGGTCTGGCGCTGTGCGAGCGCTGGCGCAAAGGGGAGTACTTCGCGCCTGTGTTGATGCTCACGGCGCGCACCGAGGAGGACCACCGCGTGCGCGCTCTGGCGGGCGGGGCAGACGACTACCTGGACAAACCTTTCTCTGCAAAGGAACTGGTGGCCCGGGTGCAGGCCCTGCTGCGCCGCGCCTACGCCAGCGGTTACCGCGACTGCAGCCCCAAAAACGGCCTGCTGGTCGATCGCAACACCCGTCAGGTGCAGCTGCACGGTCGCCCGATCGACCTGCGGGCCCGGGAATTCGACCTGCTCGCCCAGTTGGCCGATCACCCCGGCCGGGTGTACTCGCGCGACGAACTGCTCGAGCGGGTCTGGGGCTACGACTTCGAAGGCGGTCACCGGACGATCGACGTGCACGTGCGCAAGCTCCGCGAGAAGCTCGAGCCGGATCCCACCCGCCCGGTCTATGTGCTCACCGTCTGGGGTGTGGGTTACAAATTCGCGGGACCGCCGCGGTGAGCTTCCACCCAAGGGCCCTGGTGCCCCGCACGCTCTGGGGCCGCCTGACCCTCGCCTTCGTGGGCCTGACGGCCGCCTGCCTGTGGGGAATCGGCCTGGTGCTCGGCGACGCCCTCAACAATTTTTTTGTTCAAGACGCCCAGGCGCGCCTCGACCGCCAGGCTCGCGGGCTCGCGGAGTTGGCGCCCTCCGATTGGCGGGCGGCGACTCGCCTGAGCGCCCGTCAAAATCAACTGCAGGTGCTCGTCTTCGACGCGCGGGAGAACACGGTGGCGAGCGCCCAGGGGCTCGCCGGGGTGCACCAGGTGGTGATCCCCCGCGGCATCGTCCGCAAGACCCTCACAGGCCAGGGCCAGCGGGGCCGCCTCTGGGTCGAGGGGGAGACCAAGTATCCCTGGTGGCTCTACAGCACCGCACCCGTGCGCACCAGCGGCGCGATCGGCGCGGCGGTCTACGTGGCGATGCCCCTGCTGCGGCCCCGCCGTTTTGCCCAGCAGGTGACCGGTCTTGCGATGCTGTGCGTGGGCGGGGCGATGGTGCTGGCGGTACTGGCCGGTTTGGGCCTCGCCCGCACGATCGCGGGTCCTTTGCAGCGGTTGACCCGGCAGGCCAGACAGCTGGAAGCGGGGGACTACCAGGCCCGCTGCGGCCTGGACGGGGACGATGAAATCGCCCGCCTGGGCTTGACGCTCGACGCGATGGCCGGACGACTGGAGGAGACGATCGCGAGCCTCAAAGCCCAGGAAGCTTCCCGCCGGGAGTTGCTGGCCAACATTTCCCACGATCTGCGCACGCCGTTGACGGCAATGCGCCTCAGCTTAGAGGCGGTGCTCGACGGGGTCGTCAACGGCGAGCAGGTGGGCGGCTACCTGGAGAAGATGCGGCGCGAAGCGATTTACCTCGGGCAACTGGTTGATCAATTGATGCTGTTGGCCCGCTCCGACAGCGGCCAACTCGAAGTCAGCCTGCGGGAGGTCCCGATCGCCGCACTGCTCGGCGAAGCGCTCGAGCGGATCGAGCCGCAGGCCATCGCCCGGGGCGTCTTCCTGGATGGGCGCTGGTCCGGGCACCTGCCGGCCGTCAGGTTGGACGCGCATCTGAGCGCCCAGGTGCTCGCCAACCTGCTCGACAACGCCGTCAAGTACACCCCTGAAGGCGGTTCGGTGATCCTCTCGGCGCGCGACACCGGCGGCGGGGCGGTGCAGATCACCGTCGAAGACACCGGATCCGGCATGGACGCGCAGGTGCTCAAACGGGCGACCGAACGCTTCTGGCGGGCGGATCCGGCTCGCTCGGGAGGCGGGTTCGGCCTGGGGCTCGCCATCGCCGAGCGCCTGTGCCGCCTGCAGGGGGTCGGCCTCGAAATCGCCAGCGCCCCGGGCCGGGGAACGGCGGTGATCCTGCGCCTGCCCGTGCGGCGCCCCGACTCGGCGGCGTAGCCGGAGCACAACTTAGGGCAGACCGGGCGGGGGCAACTGCACCTGCACCGGTTTGGCCGCCTCGCCGCCTTCGCTCGGCACGATCACCAGGTAGCGGCGCGGCAGGGGGTCGTCGCCCTCGCCCAGGAGCGTCTTGAGCGGGCCGAGGGCGGCAACGATCGCCGCCCCGGCCGGGTTGGTCTTGAAGAGCGCTAGCGGTTGGAGCCGTCCGAAAGGTTCGCTGGGTCGCTCGGCGAGGGCGAGCCGGTAGGTGCGGCCGGGTTCCAGGCCGCTCACGGCCGCCTGCAGGTGGTCGAGCAGCCCCTGGGGGTTGACGGCGACGGTGGTCGCGGGCCGACGGGCCGACGAGCCGGGCGGTCCCAGGGCGAGCAGCACCCCGGGAACGGGCGTTAGGGTTTCGAGGGCGGCGCCTTCCCCGGGGTCCCCGGCCGCCCCCGGCGCGTAGACGATGGCCTGCGGCGATTGCCCGCCCGGGATGGTAGCTGTGACCCGGTTGGCGAGGGTATCGACCACGGCAATGGCGTTGGCGTGCTCCAGCCCGACGTACAGGCGCGTGCCGTCGGCGGAGGGCCACAACCCGTGGGGCAAAGCCCCCACCGGGATGGTGGCGACCGGCCGGGGAGTGTCGTCGGTGGTGAAGACTTTGACGGTGTTTTCGCCGCCGACGGTCACGTAGGCAAATTGCCCCCTGGCGTTGCGCACGAAGTTGACGTGGTTGGTGATCGGCCCGGTGTCGAGGACCGCCAGGGTGGAAAAAGGCGGCTCGGCGCTCAGGATCTGGGTTTTACCGGTGTCTTTGAGCGTCAGCCAGACCTGGCGGCCGTCGGGGGTGGCGGCCAGGTTGGGGCAGAAGGGCGAAAGCTGCCGGACGATCGCGACGGTCTGGTAGGTGCGCGGGTCGATCGCGGCGAGTTCGGGGGTAAAACTCGAACAGACGAACGCGTAGCGGCCGTCGGGGCGGAAAACGGCCATGCCCGGGCCATCCGCCACCACGATGCGCCGCTTTTCCCGGTAGGTCCGCGCGTCGAGCACCGCCACGTAATCCTCGCCGCGCACCGTCACCCACAGTTCGCCGCCGTCGGGGGTAAAAAAGGCTTCGTGGGGAGCCCGCCCCAAGTAGGCGGTGTGCCGGACCCGGTGGGTGCCGGTGTCGATAAATGAGACAGAATTGGAGCCGATCGAGACGACGGCGAGGGTGCGGCGATCGGGCGAGAGCGCCAGACCATGCACGAGCAACTGGCCGCGGTACAGCGGGCTCAAGTTCTGAGGAACGGTGTCCCCCAACCGGATGACGCCCAGCAGGCGCTGGGACCCGGGCTCGTAAACCGAAACCGTGTTGGAAGTCTGATCGGCGCTGTAGAGTCGGTCGCGGGGGCCGATGGGAACGTCCGGCGCCGAGGCGGGGCCTGGCACCTGTCCTGCGAGAGCGGGAGTGGCCAGGACCGCCAGCAGCAAAGCGCACGTTATGGCTCGTCTCGCCATAAAAGTCTCCTCGTAGTTAGCGCTGTCTGGCAAGCCACAGGCGCATCAGTTCGATTTCGGCTTGCTGCTCGATAACGATTTCCTGAGCAAGCCGGCGCAGGGCCGGGTCTTTGCCGTGGAGCAGTTGCGCGCGCGCCATGTCGATGGCCCCCCGGTGGTGCAACAGCATCAATCCGGCAAAATCGCGGTCGGTGTCGCCGCCGGCCGGCAGGGCGGCCATCGCCCGGTGCATGTCCTCCATCGCCTGCAGGAAGGGGGTCTCGGAGTGGGAGCCACCCGGAGAGGCAAACGCACCCAGCCCGGCAAGCCAGAGGCCCGCCGCCAGAATCGACCAGGGTCTGTGCATCGGCGGTTTGGCCTCCTTGCCTGTCGTGGTCTTCAGTCTGTCGGGCGGATGTTAGCAATCTGTTAATTTGGGGCGCCGACTTTTGCGGGGGCGCAGAGCACGACCCCCGCAAAAGTCGGCTCGGCTCAAGGTGTCGCCGTCAGATCCTGGCCGTTGGTCACCGGGCTGATGCCCAGGATCTGGCGGGTGCTGCCCGTGCGGCCGGTGGCGTCGGTGACGCTGGCGATGACGGTGAGCGTGGTCTTGCCGGCCGGCAATTCCAGCGAGCCGCCCACCACCCAGTCGGCGGTGGCGCGCACCAACCCTTCGGTCGTCAGTTCGCTGCCCGCGATATTGAACAGCGGCGCGAGGTTGGCCCCGGCCGGGATCAAATTGCCGTTCGGCTGGCGCAAAGGCGCATCGAAGGTCAGCACCAACCCGGGGTAGAAGCGGTTCGGTCCGCCCGCCGGATTGACCGCCGGGTCCGGAACCTGCGACCCATCAAGGATCACCCCTTCGGTCAGGCCGATGCCGTGGCGGGAGCGGTCCACCGCGCTCACCTGGATGAAAAACAGCGATCCGTCCGGGGCCACCGGCGTACCGGTCGGTCCCGGGGAGACCCCCGTAGGCACGCGCGGGGCGATCATCGTCACCTCCGGTCCGTCCGGATCGTCCTGGCCGTCGCCTGCTACCGCTTCCGGCTGGGGGGTGAGGGCCTGTCCGGAGGTGGCGCCGTTTTTGGCCACCCGGTAGCCGACGCGATCGACACCGACCCGGCCGCTCTGGTCGACCACCGCGACAGTGACAGCAAAGCGATCGACCCCCGGCGGCAGCGACTCGAGCACGTGCCAGCCGGCCCAAACGGTGATCCCGGAGCCGGGGGTGTCGTCGGTGCCCGCCACGTTGAACAGGGCGGCCAGGTTGGTGCCCTTCGGGATGATCCCGCCGTCCGGTTTGACAAGGTCGGTATCGAAGAACACCAGCAGTCCCGGAAAACTCTGGTTGGTCAGGCCCAACCGGGAGGTGTCGCGGATGTCGGTGGCCTCGCGGACCGCAAGCGGAACCCGGTCGCGGGTGACCACCTCGACGTTGAGGGCAAAGCCGGTTCCATTCTGGCTGCCCGCACCGACGACACCTTCACCGGGGGCGATCAGCGACTCCGGTACAGGCGAGACGATGCGGACGATGGGACCGAAGTCTTCTTTGGAAAGATTCTGGGCGCCACTTTTTTGGCTGTTTCCGAACGGCGCCGATTGGGCGAAGGCCGGGGCGGCCTGGGTGGCCAGGCCCAGCAGCATCAGCGCTGTGCAAATCGATTTGATGGGCGGCATGGAAAGTCTTGCCTCGTAAGGTCAATTCCATGCTTCGGCACAGTTGTTATCGATCTGTATGCCGTTCGAACGGCGCAGGGTGCCGGATGGCACCCCTTCCCATCGCAGTGCCGGACCTGGCTTTTATTTGCCCGGAGGTGCAGGTGCGGCCGTGGCTTTAGAAGCGCCGGTAGAACAGTTGGCCGCGCAAAGCGCCATCCGGAAACTCTTCTGTGTGGAAGTTGACGTAAAACTCCAGCGGCTGGTTAAGTATTTGCTCGGCAACCGCCGGATCGGCCGGCACGCATTTGTTGATGCTGCCCGGATCGGCACTGTCGGGTGGAACCAGATCGACAACCACAGAGCCGTTCACCCCGGCCTTGGCGTTGTGGATATGAAAGACGGTCGGTTTGCCGAGGTTGTCGACCCTGAGCGAGTAGCACGCCTGCCCCTTTGCCGGGTCGATGCGGACGTGGATGAAGCCGATGCCGTCTTGATCGCCAGCGTTGGCCTGACCGGTGCTGCTCACTTCGTTGCCGCCCAAGAGGATGGCCGACAGCGTGGGAGTCTCGGCAAAGGCGGGGTGGGCGCCCACGGTAAGGGCAGCCAGCGCGCCGAGAGTAACCATAACCTTGCGCATAGTGCGGTTCTCCGAAAGTAAGTGGGATCAAAAATCGCAAGCCAGAAGCCTCTGGGGAACGCTCCACAAGTCGGCGGAACGGAAATCGTCCGCGCGGCGGGCACTTGACGCAACTCGGGTGGAATAGTGACGGCGCCTCTGGCGGGCAGCAGACCGTAGGTCGAACAATCGGGCGTTCAGTATGCTTCGCTCAAACGTTTCAAAAAGCACAGTTTGCCGCTGCCCGTTTCAGGATACTCCCCCTCCTGTGGTGGGGTGCGTCTGCTGGCATACTCAGTCGACGGAGAC harbors:
- a CDS encoding DUF4346 domain-containing protein; protein product: METILQQIFMVQQISPWQSRIEEVDRNLSSRHIDLDAAGYFLIAVDRQEGLLVARHFGLTVDARGLAIDPQTGKPLPARGPVSTPLLSTYTARTAKEMCVKLFESDAPPPVGMFNHAAYLGRELQRAEYALIHGTEYVQD
- a CDS encoding rubredoxin is translated as MTTQITDPTQLDRYECRTCGYIYEPTKGDATVPAGTPFEELAADWRCPICSSATSRFKSIGPKVGTVAGFEENAGYGWGVNVLNAQTKNVLIFGALFLGFLFFMSIYFLGN
- a CDS encoding photosynthesis system II assembly factor Ycf48, which produces MGKWSGLGLGLLLLVLAGCGAPPLERDEWKVIPTGLSDKADLLDIAFVDDKNGWAVGSRSTLLRTADGGESWTAVPVKLDSDSRFLSVSFDGKNGWIGGEPKRLLRTVNGGASWTSITLDQRLPGSPLKVYALGADTAEVVLNSGLVIKTVNGGKNWQVVTPASAGGIRSAERVADGSYWVVSTRGGSYLQWKPGDPQWTNYERTSSRRIQAMGFSSGKAGWMINQGGEMQFTANQGETWTPGRSVILNGLSLLDADYTAADKKIWAAGGGGTLIVSADDGQNWKAEEVPGIKGSLLNVEFIGNKGFVLGQNGVLLKYRGAAD
- the psbE gene encoding cytochrome b559 subunit alpha gives rise to the protein MSSRSTGERPFTDIITSTRYWIIHIPAITILFASGFLFVYTGLAYDVFGTPRPDEYYNSDNTKKPLVNKRFEAKQQLDEATKNK
- the psbF gene encoding cytochrome b559 subunit beta, which codes for MTTSSNRPTPGGPTQPVSYPVFTVRWLAVHALTVPTIFFLGALAAMQFIQR
- the psbL gene encoding photosystem II reaction center protein L (may have a role in PSII core assembly, maintaining PSII dimers and donor side electron transfer); translated protein: MSKDPKNPGVELNRTSLYMGLVLVLVIILLFSNYFIN
- a CDS encoding response regulator transcription factor — its product is MPNAAILVVEDDPLILETIRRYLEHAGHRCHCAADGWEADRLALRHRPDLVVLDWMLPGVDGLALCERWRKGEYFAPVLMLTARTEEDHRVRALAGGADDYLDKPFSAKELVARVQALLRRAYASGYRDCSPKNGLLVDRNTRQVQLHGRPIDLRAREFDLLAQLADHPGRVYSRDELLERVWGYDFEGGHRTIDVHVRKLREKLEPDPTRPVYVLTVWGVGYKFAGPPR
- a CDS encoding sensor histidine kinase, with the translated sequence MSFHPRALVPRTLWGRLTLAFVGLTAACLWGIGLVLGDALNNFFVQDAQARLDRQARGLAELAPSDWRAATRLSARQNQLQVLVFDARENTVASAQGLAGVHQVVIPRGIVRKTLTGQGQRGRLWVEGETKYPWWLYSTAPVRTSGAIGAAVYVAMPLLRPRRFAQQVTGLAMLCVGGAMVLAVLAGLGLARTIAGPLQRLTRQARQLEAGDYQARCGLDGDDEIARLGLTLDAMAGRLEETIASLKAQEASRRELLANISHDLRTPLTAMRLSLEAVLDGVVNGEQVGGYLEKMRREAIYLGQLVDQLMLLARSDSGQLEVSLREVPIAALLGEALERIEPQAIARGVFLDGRWSGHLPAVRLDAHLSAQVLANLLDNAVKYTPEGGSVILSARDTGGGAVQITVEDTGSGMDAQVLKRATERFWRADPARSGGGFGLGLAIAERLCRLQGVGLEIASAPGRGTAVILRLPVRRPDSAA
- a CDS encoding YncE family protein; the encoded protein is MARRAITCALLLAVLATPALAGQVPGPASAPDVPIGPRDRLYSADQTSNTVSVYEPGSQRLLGVIRLGDTVPQNLSPLYRGQLLVHGLALSPDRRTLAVVSIGSNSVSFIDTGTHRVRHTAYLGRAPHEAFFTPDGGELWVTVRGEDYVAVLDARTYREKRRIVVADGPGMAVFRPDGRYAFVCSSFTPELAAIDPRTYQTVAIVRQLSPFCPNLAATPDGRQVWLTLKDTGKTQILSAEPPFSTLAVLDTGPITNHVNFVRNARGQFAYVTVGGENTVKVFTTDDTPRPVATIPVGALPHGLWPSADGTRLYVGLEHANAIAVVDTLANRVTATIPGGQSPQAIVYAPGAAGDPGEGAALETLTPVPGVLLALGPPGSSARRPATTVAVNPQGLLDHLQAAVSGLEPGRTYRLALAERPSEPFGRLQPLALFKTNPAGAAIVAALGPLKTLLGEGDDPLPRRYLVIVPSEGGEAAKPVQVQLPPPGLP
- a CDS encoding CopM family metallochaperone produces the protein MHRPWSILAAGLWLAGLGAFASPGGSHSETPFLQAMEDMHRAMAALPAGGDTDRDFAGLMLLHHRGAIDMARAQLLHGKDPALRRLAQEIVIEQQAEIELMRLWLARQR
- a CDS encoding CHRD domain-containing protein, producing the protein MVTLGALAALTVGAHPAFAETPTLSAILLGGNEVSSTGQANAGDQDGIGFIHVRIDPAKGQACYSLRVDNLGKPTVFHIHNAKAGVNGSVVVDLVPPDSADPGSINKCVPADPAVAEQILNQPLEFYVNFHTEEFPDGALRGQLFYRRF